The DNA window AGGACTTATACGCGGAAAACGCAGAAATGCAGCTTAAAAGGATTAAATTACAATTAGAGGCGGCAGAAAAAGCAAAAAATGAGGCTATCGCAAAAAAAGAAAAAATTGTAGAAGATGAAATAAACCGGCTTATAAAAAGCGGGTCGTAGGTTCGTTCCCTCTTTATTGATAATAGAGAGGGAATTTTTTCTTGACAAATGATACTGTTATGGTATCATTTATATATGAAAGGAGGCTTGTATGGATATAACTATTAAATTCATGCTTCGTCCGGTTGCTCATTGCAAAGAGGGCTGCAGTAACTTGTCCTGGGCAAGACGATAAACTGCCCCCGCGTATTCATTCTAAAATATTGGAGAAAAAATGAAATTAATTACCCGCGACACGGATTATGCTTTAAGGGCAGTTTGTTTTATCGAAAAAAATAGCAATAAACTAGTTACGGTCCCTGAGTTAGTTCAGGCCATCAGGATCCCAAGGCCATTTTTACGGAAGATACTTCAAACCTTGACAAAGAAAAGAATTCTTAAATCCTATAAGGGAGCTGGAGGGGGGTTTGAATTGGCATTGCCACCAAATAAAATATCTTTAATCGCCTTGATTAAGATTTTTCAAGGTTCTTTAAAATTAAATGAGTGTTTCTTAAGAAAGAAAGCATGCCCTAATCAGAAGACTTGTGCTTTAAAGAAAAAGATTGATAAAATTGAAGGTTTGGTTGTTAGAGAGTTAAGTTCAATTACCATAGGCAGTTTGCTTAAGGGAGAGTAATGATTAATAAATGCCCGGGGCAGGATGATAGGAATATTAAGTCAGAATCTATTAAATGTCCAGATTGTGGATATGAAATTGAGATATTTTCTGATGAAATAAAGGTAAGGTGTCCCAAATGTAAGCATATGGCTTGCCGGGTAAGGCTGCCGGCTTGCATTGATTGGTGTAAGCACGCAAAAAAATGTATCGGCGAAGAAAAATGGAAGGAGTTAAGAGGAGGGTAGTATGTTTTGTTATCAATGCGAACAAACTGCAGGTGGCAGCGGATGCACTAAGATAGGGGTTTGCGGAAAGAACGAAGATATCCAAAGCCTCCAAGATTTACTCTTGTTTGGTTTAAAAGGGATAGCAGCCTATGCATTCCATGCGCGCGAATTAGGAGCAAAAGATGAAGAAGTAGATGCATTTATGCATGAAGCGTTGTTTAAGACTGTTACCAATGTTGACTTTGATATCAATGATTATCTGGAAATTGTTTTAAAATGCGGAGCGATGAATTTAAGGGTGATGGAATTGCTTGATAAAGCGCATACCCAAAGGTTTGGAAATCCGGTTCCAACTGAAGTTGAGACCGGAACAAAGGCTGGCCCGGGCATACTTATCACAGGCCATGATTTGTTAGACCTTTATGAATTGCTTAAACAAACAGAAGGCACAGGAATAAATATCTATACCCACAGCGAGATGCTTCCCGCGCACGGTTATCCTGCCTTAAAGAAATTCAAACATTTAGCCGGTAATTATGGAGGCGCTTGGCAGGAACAAAAGAAAGAGTTTAGCCAATTTAGCGGGGCACTCCTAGCTACTACTAATTGTGTTTTGATTCCTCCGGAAAATACTTATCTTGATCGCTTGTTTACAGTGGGAATTACTGGTATCTCCGGAGCAGCTCACATTAAGAATCGTGATTTTACTCCGCTTATAAATAAAGCAAAATCGTTACCTTTTTTGCCCGAAGCACCTGGTAAGAAGATCATGACTGGTTTTCATCACACTGCAATTTTGGGGTTAGCGGAGAAAATTATCAGTTTAGTTAAATCCGGAAAGATTAAAAGATTTTTTCTTATCGGTGGTTGCGATGGAGCAAAGCCGGGCCGTAATTATTACACTGAGTTTGCAGAAAAAGTGCCGAAAGACTGTATTATTTTAACGCTTGCCTGTGGAAAATACCGGTTTAACAAGCTAGACTTTGGTGAAATCGAAGGGATCCCTCGCTTAATCGATATCGGCCAGTGCAATAATGCGTATTCTGCGATTCAGGTTGCTGTCAGTTTGGCTAAGGCATTCAATTGTTCGGTTAATGAGCTTCCGCTTTCAATAATTCTATCTTGGTTTGAACAGAAGGCAGTTGCAATTTTATTAACATTGTTATATCTTGATATTAAAGGAATACGTATTGGCCCAATGGCTCCGGCATTTTTATCGCCAAATGTATTAAAAGTTGTTCAAGATAAGTATGGTTTAAAATTAATTACTTCGCCAGATAATGACCTTGCTCAGATTTTGAAGAAATGACCTTGTTAGTAAAATTTAATATTTGCAAATATTTGGATTGTAGTATAATGGAATTGCAGATTATTGCTCTAATAATATATCGCTCTAAAGTTTATAATTATTAACAAGGAGGTGGTATAATGAGTTGTGGAGCCTGCGGAGCTAGGAAAAAAGCAAAGAAAAAGACAGCTAAGAAAAAGAAGAAGAGATAGTTTTTTAGGCGGGTATTGTTTATAATAACAATACCCGCCTTATTATTAAATGTCTTTATACCTGGTATAATAATGGATAAAAAGAAGATTTTATTGATTGATGATGAGGCTATGTTCTGCCGTTTAATAAAGCGGCATCTTGAAGCAATTGCTGACTTTGAAGTTGAAGTAGCATTAGATGGAAGAGAGGGTTTAACACTTGCTAAATTGAAAAGGCCGGATTTAATTGTTCTTGATATTATCAT is part of the Candidatus Omnitrophota bacterium genome and encodes:
- a CDS encoding Rrf2 family transcriptional regulator, encoding MKLITRDTDYALRAVCFIEKNSNKLVTVPELVQAIRIPRPFLRKILQTLTKKRILKSYKGAGGGFELALPPNKISLIALIKIFQGSLKLNECFLRKKACPNQKTCALKKKIDKIEGLVVRELSSITIGSLLKGE
- a CDS encoding phosphohydrolase, coding for MINKCPGQDDRNIKSESIKCPDCGYEIEIFSDEIKVRCPKCKHMACRVRLPACIDWCKHAKKCIGEEKWKELRGG
- the hcp gene encoding hydroxylamine reductase; the encoded protein is MFCYQCEQTAGGSGCTKIGVCGKNEDIQSLQDLLLFGLKGIAAYAFHARELGAKDEEVDAFMHEALFKTVTNVDFDINDYLEIVLKCGAMNLRVMELLDKAHTQRFGNPVPTEVETGTKAGPGILITGHDLLDLYELLKQTEGTGINIYTHSEMLPAHGYPALKKFKHLAGNYGGAWQEQKKEFSQFSGALLATTNCVLIPPENTYLDRLFTVGITGISGAAHIKNRDFTPLINKAKSLPFLPEAPGKKIMTGFHHTAILGLAEKIISLVKSGKIKRFFLIGGCDGAKPGRNYYTEFAEKVPKDCIILTLACGKYRFNKLDFGEIEGIPRLIDIGQCNNAYSAIQVAVSLAKAFNCSVNELPLSIILSWFEQKAVAILLTLLYLDIKGIRIGPMAPAFLSPNVLKVVQDKYGLKLITSPDNDLAQILKK